Within the Bacillus pumilus genome, the region TTGTTCTTTATAGGAAGCGCCATGTTCTTTACAGAGCTTGGTCATGTAAGTCCTCTTTTTTCAAATCAAACATTGCAAGATGTAGTGATTTGGGGCGTAGCACTTCTTTTCTTTGCGATTTCAGCAGGAAGCTTGCATGAACGGATCCATACGCTGCGTCACACCATTGAACAACAAAAGCAAGCCATCAAACAATTTGTAGCGATTGACTCGACAACGGGATTTGACAATGCTGAGCGGATGAAGCTCGAATTATCCGAGGAAATGAAACGGGCAGAACGGTACAAACAGCCATTTGTCTTTATCCTTCTTCATATGAATTACGCAGCGGAATTCAAATCGTTATATGGAGAAAAAGAAATGCAGCACCTATTCCAGCAATTAAGTCTCAAGATCCGCGAAAGCGTAAGAGAAACCGATAAGAAATTTCGGTTATCTGAAGAGCGAATGGGCTTGCTGCTAACCCATACACCAGAAGAAAATGTGTCAGTTGTCCTTGATAAGCTAAAGGATAAATTGCAGACGCATGTCTTATTAAACGGTCGTGAAGTGACCTTGACATTTCATGTCTGCCATTTAACAAGCAGCTCGGATTATCGTACGCCAGAGCAATTTTTAGAAGAACTAGAAAAAGAGATGATGATGAATGAACTGTAATTCTTTGATGAAATGTTGTTTGATGATCACGCTTTTTACGATTGTTTCGTTTAAACACATTGCTTCAGCGGATGCTCTTGTCACGCAGCCAAATACACTGATCGTTTATTCCACACCATCTGGTGAAGTGACTCCAGCCGTTCATATGCTGGATCTACTCGTCGGTCATTTTTCAAAACAGACGATGATTGTATCCGATGAACATTTGGCTGAAAAGAGAATCAATGAATTTCAGCAAGTCATTTATCTTGGTGAAATAAAGAGAACCTTGTCAAAACAAACCATTCGTGCGATGAACGAATCACAGCAATTCATCGCCATTGGCTACAATGCGGAACAGTTTCGCCCATTCTCCAAGCTTACTTTTCACAAACAAGATCATACCAGTCAAATAAAACATACACATGATCAAACATACCGTCAGTTAGAGAGAAGTATCAATGTGTTAACGGTTAGAGGGGCAGAGTTGAAAAATGAATTTCTAGTGAAGAAACGTCAATCTGATCTGCCATTTGTGATTCAAACAAAAGAAGGTGCGGCATATATCGGTATCTTAGATGTCATGCAGCACAACGAGCTTCTTGCAGAAGCGCTAGAAAAACATATGTCACCTTCTGTGCAAATGACGACAAAATACTTAATGCTCGGGAACATCAGTCCAGCAAGTGACGAGAAAAAGCTACTTGAACTTGGACAATACGTATCCGCACAGCATATTCCTTATCAGATTGCAGTGACCCCTGCTTGGATAGATCGAGCAACAGGTGATGAAGTCACACTAAGTGACCGCCCGAAACTTGTGAGTGTTTTAAAACAATTGCAAGGGAATGGAGCGAGTATCATTCTTCATGGCTTTAGCCGTACGTATCGAACGGAGGAATCTGGTCAGGGATTTGAGTTCTGGGATGCAAAATATGATCAGCCCATCTCGTCAAATGACCCAAAAAAAGCTGAGAAGAAACGAATGAAAAGTCAATTCCCAAATGAAAAAGACTTTCATACGTATACCAAATCGTATCAGGAGCAAGAAATCGCCTATACAGAAGAAAAACTGACAAAGGGCATTGAGCTTCTTACTAGTCAAGGCTTATATCCTCTTGGGTTCGAGGTGCCGCATGATGCGACATCACAACAAGGGTATGAAGTGATTTCAAAGCATGTGTCGAGTCTATTTGGACAGGTGCAGCTGTCAGACCGCACTTGGAAATCAGTCGGCGCATCGCCGCTTGTGACGTCTCCTGCCATGTTACACGGCATGACCTTATATCCTCAGCATCAAGTAGAGCAAGCCCCTGACCAAGAAGGTTCCAATGTTTTAACAGAACAGACGATTCAATCCGTTCAGCATCTGCAATCAGCCGCAATAGGGCTGTCCTATGACGTGGAGTTGGGGATAGCAGGGTTACAGGATTTAATCACACAGATGGAGGCAATCCCTTCTAGCGAATGGCTGGATATCAAGAAAACAAAACAGACGGTCCAAACTGCACATGTCAAAATCCAAACATTTGGGAATGGACATATTCAAGTAGAGGAATCCAACATCGCCGAAACAAAAACAGTCAAACGAAGTGGCATGGAAAATATGCTGAGAATTCTCACGGTCGTGGTCATGCTGTTTATTGCGGCATTTGCTTTATACACATTGTATTTAAGACTGACAATGAAAAAACGAATTTTTAAGGAGAGAAAATTAGGTGGCTGATGTTTTATTTTATCTTTCATTAATGCTCATTTGGATCATGCTCCTATACCACATGTTTCTCATGCAGGGCGGCTTTCAGCATTACCTGACCTATGAAAAAGTGCTGCCTAAATGGACGAAACAAGGGAAGGATCTGCCAACCGTCAGTATTCTGATTCCTGCTCATAATGAAGAGGTCGTCATTCGGCAGACATTAAAAGCGATGGTTCAGCTATCTTATCCTAAACACCTCCTTGAAATCATTGTGATTAATGACAATTCCTCTGATCGCACAGGAGAGATTGTGCAATCATTCAGTGAGCAATATGATCATGTCCATATGATTGAAACGAAGCCACCATTTGCAGGGAAGGGAAAATCCACTGCGCTGAATGAAGGTTTGAAGGCTTCAACAGGAGAAGTGATTTGCGTATACGATGCAGATAACATGCCAGAACCAAAGGCTGTCTATCATCTGGTTCTTGGGTTATTAAATGACCCAAAAGCAGGCGCTGTTGTCGGGAAATTCAGGGTCATCAATGCAGCCAAAAATTTGCTGACCAAATTTATTAATATTGAGACCATCTGTTTTCAATGGATGGCGCAGGGCGGGAGATGGAAATGGTTTGGTATTGCGACAATACCAGGTACCAACTTCGCCATCCGCCGGCACATTTTAGAAGAGCTCGGCGGCTGGGATGTCCAAGCTTTGGCCGAGGACACCGAATTAACGATCCGTGTGTATAACCTTGGGTATGTGATTCGATTTTTCCCAGCGGCGATCACATGGGAGCAAGAGCCCGAGACATGGAAGGTCTGGTGGCGGCAAAGAACGCGCTGGGCTAGAGGGAATCAATATGTTGTTCTTAAGTTTTTAAGGCAGTTTATGAAGCTAAAACGAAAACGAATGATTTTCGATTTGTTTTATTTCTTCTTTACGTATTTCTTATTTTTCTTCGGTGTGCTGCT harbors:
- a CDS encoding GGDEF domain-containing protein translates to MNRLFSNTYRLYYSLLLTFAGLILFMGYLNVQDAESFMIIALTFVVLGCGILFGILPALIFTLLILFFIGSAMFFTELGHVSPLFSNQTLQDVVIWGVALLFFAISAGSLHERIHTLRHTIEQQKQAIKQFVAIDSTTGFDNAERMKLELSEEMKRAERYKQPFVFILLHMNYAAEFKSLYGEKEMQHLFQQLSLKIRESVRETDKKFRLSEERMGLLLTHTPEENVSVVLDKLKDKLQTHVLLNGREVTLTFHVCHLTSSSDYRTPEQFLEELEKEMMMNEL
- a CDS encoding DUF2334 domain-containing protein, with the protein product MNCNSLMKCCLMITLFTIVSFKHIASADALVTQPNTLIVYSTPSGEVTPAVHMLDLLVGHFSKQTMIVSDEHLAEKRINEFQQVIYLGEIKRTLSKQTIRAMNESQQFIAIGYNAEQFRPFSKLTFHKQDHTSQIKHTHDQTYRQLERSINVLTVRGAELKNEFLVKKRQSDLPFVIQTKEGAAYIGILDVMQHNELLAEALEKHMSPSVQMTTKYLMLGNISPASDEKKLLELGQYVSAQHIPYQIAVTPAWIDRATGDEVTLSDRPKLVSVLKQLQGNGASIILHGFSRTYRTEESGQGFEFWDAKYDQPISSNDPKKAEKKRMKSQFPNEKDFHTYTKSYQEQEIAYTEEKLTKGIELLTSQGLYPLGFEVPHDATSQQGYEVISKHVSSLFGQVQLSDRTWKSVGASPLVTSPAMLHGMTLYPQHQVEQAPDQEGSNVLTEQTIQSVQHLQSAAIGLSYDVELGIAGLQDLITQMEAIPSSEWLDIKKTKQTVQTAHVKIQTFGNGHIQVEESNIAETKTVKRSGMENMLRILTVVVMLFIAAFALYTLYLRLTMKKRIFKERKLGG
- a CDS encoding glycosyltransferase family 2 protein, with protein sequence MLIWIMLLYHMFLMQGGFQHYLTYEKVLPKWTKQGKDLPTVSILIPAHNEEVVIRQTLKAMVQLSYPKHLLEIIVINDNSSDRTGEIVQSFSEQYDHVHMIETKPPFAGKGKSTALNEGLKASTGEVICVYDADNMPEPKAVYHLVLGLLNDPKAGAVVGKFRVINAAKNLLTKFINIETICFQWMAQGGRWKWFGIATIPGTNFAIRRHILEELGGWDVQALAEDTELTIRVYNLGYVIRFFPAAITWEQEPETWKVWWRQRTRWARGNQYVVLKFLRQFMKLKRKRMIFDLFYFFFTYFLFFFGVLLSNGIFIVNLFVDLHLSVGAVALILWGLAFFLFLTEVMITLSIEKTELTKQNILIVVLMYFTYSQVWIALVVYSLCVEVKSRLLKQEVKWYKTERYDQQQKKSG